Proteins from one Pseudomonas bijieensis genomic window:
- a CDS encoding sensor histidine kinase: MTQAAQMSPVPELEHRPSAEQASRLGLEQAFSLFNQMSSQLTDSYSLLEARVTELKGELAVVSAQRMQELAEKERLANRLQNLLDLLPGGVIVIDAHGRVREANPAACELLGLPLEGELWRHVIARCFAPREDDGHEVSLKDGRRLSISTRSLDAEPGQLVLLNDLTETRHLQDQLARHERLSSLGRMVASLAHQIRTPLSAALLYASHLTEQQLPMETQQRFAGRLKERLHELEHQVRDMLVFARGELPLTDRVTPKALLQSLQAAALTHVQDLPIRWQCDSHVGEVLCNRDTLVGAVLNLIENAIQASGGYVRLKVHLYTRDNILRLCVSDSGSGIEPVVLARLGEPFFTTKTTGTGLGLTVVKAVARAHQGELQLRSRLGRGTCATVCLPLFSNAPGVE, encoded by the coding sequence ATGACCCAAGCCGCCCAGATGTCTCCTGTCCCCGAGCTGGAACACAGGCCGTCCGCCGAGCAGGCAAGCCGGCTTGGACTTGAGCAGGCATTTTCGCTGTTCAACCAGATGTCCAGCCAACTGACTGATTCCTACAGCCTGCTCGAAGCCCGGGTCACCGAGCTCAAGGGTGAATTGGCCGTGGTCAGCGCCCAGCGCATGCAGGAGCTGGCGGAAAAGGAACGCTTGGCCAATCGCCTGCAAAATCTCCTCGACCTGTTGCCCGGTGGCGTGATCGTCATCGATGCCCACGGCCGTGTGCGCGAAGCCAACCCGGCGGCTTGCGAATTGCTCGGCCTGCCGTTGGAGGGGGAGCTGTGGCGGCATGTCATCGCCCGTTGCTTTGCTCCCCGTGAAGACGACGGCCATGAAGTGTCCCTCAAGGACGGTCGGCGCCTGTCCATCTCGACGCGCTCGCTGGATGCCGAGCCTGGGCAGTTGGTGCTGCTCAATGACTTGACTGAAACCCGTCACCTGCAAGACCAGTTGGCTCGCCATGAGCGTCTGTCTTCCCTGGGGCGGATGGTGGCCTCGTTGGCCCACCAGATTCGTACGCCGCTTTCCGCCGCGCTGCTCTATGCCAGTCACCTGACTGAACAGCAATTGCCGATGGAAACCCAGCAACGCTTTGCCGGACGCTTGAAAGAGCGCCTGCATGAGCTGGAGCACCAGGTGCGCGACATGCTGGTCTTCGCTCGCGGCGAGCTGCCGTTGACCGACCGTGTCACCCCCAAGGCCTTGCTGCAATCGTTGCAGGCCGCGGCGTTGACTCATGTGCAGGATCTGCCGATTCGCTGGCAGTGCGACAGCCATGTCGGCGAAGTGTTGTGTAACCGCGACACGTTGGTGGGCGCGGTGTTGAATCTCATCGAAAACGCGATCCAGGCCAGCGGCGGCTACGTCCGGCTGAAAGTGCACTTGTATACCCGCGACAACATCTTGCGCCTGTGTGTCAGCGACAGCGGCAGTGGTATCGAGCCGGTCGTGCTGGCACGCCTGGGTGAGCCATTCTTTACCACCAAGACCACCGGCACCGGCTTGGGCCTGACCGTGGTCAAGGCTGTGGCCCGTGCCCATCAGGGAGAATTGCAACTGCGCTCGCGGCTGGGGCGTGGCACTTGTGCGACGGTGTGCTTGCCGTTGTTTTCCAATGCGCCAGGGGTGGAGTGA
- the fliS gene encoding flagellar export chaperone FliS, translating to MNPMLALRQYQKIGAQAQTSEASPHRLVQMLMEGGLDRIAQAKGAMERKDIANRGILISKAIGIVGGLREGLDLENQAESVTELDALYAYMMKRLAEANVKADPKILDEVTDLLRTVKEGWDAIAAPGPQF from the coding sequence ATGAATCCGATGTTAGCCCTTCGCCAATACCAGAAGATTGGCGCCCAGGCGCAAACCTCCGAAGCAAGTCCCCATCGTCTGGTGCAGATGCTCATGGAAGGCGGGCTGGATCGTATTGCCCAGGCCAAGGGCGCGATGGAGCGCAAGGATATTGCAAACAGAGGCATTCTGATCAGCAAGGCCATCGGCATCGTCGGTGGTTTGCGTGAAGGCCTGGACCTGGAAAACCAGGCCGAGTCGGTCACTGAGTTGGATGCTCTTTACGCTTACATGATGAAACGTCTGGCCGAAGCCAACGTCAAGGCCGATCCGAAGATCCTCGACGAAGTCACCGATCTGCTTCGCACGGTCAAGGAAGGCTGGGATGCCATTGCCGCGCCTGGTCCGCAATTCTAA
- the fliE gene encoding flagellar hook-basal body complex protein FliE, translating to MSQGIEFNRLMLDMRAMQMDAMAQPKSVAVPQVGGSSFSDLLGQAVNKVNDTQQASNQLASAFEIGKSGVDLTDVMISSQKASVSFQALTQVRNKLVQAYQDIMQMPV from the coding sequence ATGAGCCAAGGTATTGAATTTAATCGGTTGATGTTGGACATGCGGGCCATGCAGATGGACGCCATGGCCCAGCCTAAATCGGTCGCGGTCCCCCAGGTGGGTGGCAGCAGCTTTTCCGACTTGCTCGGTCAGGCCGTCAATAAAGTGAACGATACCCAGCAGGCATCGAATCAGTTGGCCAGTGCTTTCGAGATTGGCAAAAGTGGCGTCGACCTGACGGATGTAATGATCTCCTCGCAGAAAGCCAGTGTCTCGTTTCAGGCGTTGACCCAGGTTCGCAACAAACTGGTTCAAGCCTACCAAGACATCATGCAGATGCCGGTCTAA
- the fliF gene encoding flagellar basal-body MS-ring/collar protein FliF, whose translation MAEAAVDNVPAKATPVDGKPPLFGLSFLENLSEMTMLRQVGLLVGLAASVAIGFAVVLWSQQPDYRPLYGSLAGMDAKQVMETLASADIPYTVEPNSGALLVKADDVARARLKLAAAGVTPTDGNIGFEILDKDQGLGTSQFMEATRYRRGLEGELARTISSLNNVKGARVHLAIPKSSVFVRDERKPSASVLVELYSGRSLEPGQVVAIVNLVATSVPELSKSQITVVDQKGNLLSDQAENSELTMAGKQFDYSRRMEGMLTQRVHNILQPILGNDRYKAEVSADVDFSAVESTSEQFNPDQPALRSEQSVNEQRTASNGPQGVPGALSNQPPSPASAPQTTGGATAAAGMVQPGQPLIDANGQQIMDPATGQPMLAPYPADKRQQSTKNFELDRSISHTKQQQGRLNRLSVAVVVDDQVKVNPANGETSRAPWSADELARFTRLVQDAVGFDASRGDSVSVINVPFSLERGEVVADIPFYSQPWFWDVVKQVLGVLFILVLVFGVLRPVLNNITGGGKNKQLAGFGDVELGGMGGLDGELANDRVSLGGPQSILLPSPSEGYDAQLNAIKSLVAEDPGRVAQVVKEWINADE comes from the coding sequence ATGGCAGAAGCAGCCGTTGATAACGTTCCAGCCAAGGCCACTCCGGTAGACGGCAAACCGCCGCTGTTCGGTCTGTCCTTCCTGGAAAATCTCTCCGAGATGACCATGCTGCGTCAGGTAGGCCTGTTGGTCGGCCTGGCTGCCAGCGTGGCGATTGGTTTTGCCGTGGTACTGTGGTCCCAGCAGCCGGACTACCGTCCGCTGTACGGCAGCTTGGCGGGCATGGACGCCAAGCAAGTCATGGAAACCCTGGCTTCCGCCGACATTCCTTATACCGTCGAACCTAATTCCGGCGCCTTGCTGGTCAAGGCCGATGACGTCGCCCGTGCGCGCCTAAAGCTCGCCGCGGCCGGCGTGACGCCTACCGATGGCAACATCGGTTTTGAGATCCTCGACAAGGACCAGGGCCTGGGCACCAGCCAATTCATGGAAGCGACCCGTTATCGTCGCGGCCTGGAAGGTGAGCTGGCGCGGACCATTTCCAGCCTGAACAATGTCAAGGGTGCCCGCGTGCACCTGGCGATTCCGAAAAGCTCGGTGTTCGTGCGCGATGAGCGCAAGCCCAGCGCTTCGGTACTGGTCGAGCTGTATTCGGGCCGCTCCCTGGAGCCAGGCCAGGTCGTTGCCATCGTCAATCTGGTGGCGACCAGCGTACCTGAGCTGAGCAAGTCGCAGATCACCGTGGTCGACCAGAAAGGCAACCTGCTGTCCGATCAGGCGGAGAACTCCGAACTGACCATGGCCGGCAAGCAATTCGATTACAGCCGTCGCATGGAAGGCATGCTGACCCAGCGGGTGCACAACATCCTGCAACCGATCCTGGGCAATGATCGCTATAAGGCCGAAGTGTCGGCCGATGTCGACTTCAGTGCCGTCGAGTCGACTTCCGAGCAGTTCAACCCGGACCAGCCGGCGTTGCGCAGCGAGCAGTCGGTCAATGAACAACGCACCGCCAGCAATGGCCCGCAAGGCGTACCGGGAGCCCTGAGCAACCAGCCGCCGTCGCCGGCCAGCGCGCCGCAGACCACCGGGGGCGCCACCGCGGCCGCTGGCATGGTGCAGCCAGGCCAGCCGCTGATCGATGCCAATGGCCAGCAGATCATGGACCCGGCCACCGGTCAGCCGATGTTGGCGCCGTACCCGGCCGACAAGCGTCAGCAGTCGACCAAGAACTTCGAGCTCGACCGTTCCATCAGTCACACCAAGCAACAACAGGGTCGTTTGAATCGCCTGTCGGTCGCCGTGGTGGTGGACGATCAGGTCAAGGTCAACCCGGCCAATGGCGAAACCAGTCGTGCGCCGTGGAGCGCCGACGAATTGGCGCGTTTCACTCGCCTGGTGCAGGACGCCGTCGGTTTTGACGCCAGCCGCGGCGACAGCGTCAGCGTGATCAACGTACCGTTCTCCCTCGAGCGCGGTGAAGTGGTCGCCGATATTCCGTTTTATTCGCAACCCTGGTTCTGGGATGTGGTCAAGCAAGTATTGGGTGTGCTGTTCATCCTGGTACTGGTGTTTGGCGTGCTGCGTCCGGTGCTCAACAACATCACCGGTGGCGGCAAGAACAAGCAATTGGCAGGTTTTGGTGATGTCGAGCTGGGAGGCATGGGCGGCCTGGATGGCGAATTGGCCAACGATCGCGTCAGCCTCGGCGGGCCGCAGAGCATCCTGCTGCCAAGCCCGAGCGAAGGCTATGACGCTCAGTTGAACGCCATCAAGAGTCTGGTGGCAGAAGACCCGGGTCGTGTGGCCCAGGTCGTGAAAGAGTGGATTAACGCAGATGAGTGA
- the fliD gene encoding flagellar filament capping protein FliD: MASPILPGLGLGSGLDTTAIVKALVDSDKAAKQGQITRATTTTTNSISGIGSLKSLLAAFNTAMKDLGSTTNPQFAGFAATSSSPSVLTATASNSAVGGTYSIKVDKIATASKVTTAAFAGGASSAIPTGTLTIKQNGVDYNLNVGAGATLQSVRDSINADVSLKAAGFSANIVTDSFGSRLVLGSTTTGAGSDISVSGIAGLEIDGTNVVGAGGTALTATSAGAIGAVAQDAAFSIDGMALTSKSNTVSTAISGLTLNLLSGGASATSTITVAPNNDGLKASIQKFVDAYNAIATSITALTKPSLDADGNPTVPAKLTGDALPRSLLASIRGPLSETGSGDKLTVLAQLGITTNQKTGALDFNTTKFTTAMNDKKLSGEVQTLFTGTNGLLERMGNAIEPYSQTGGILDQRTTALNKTQTRLTNDQAALDRRVQTLTDVLTKKYNDMDTLVGKLKATASNITSMFEALTAQQKNS; this comes from the coding sequence ATGGCAAGTCCAATTCTACCTGGCTTGGGTCTAGGCTCTGGCCTTGATACAACCGCGATCGTCAAGGCCCTGGTCGACTCCGACAAGGCTGCCAAGCAAGGTCAGATCACCCGAGCGACGACGACGACTACCAACAGCATCTCCGGGATCGGATCCTTGAAGTCGCTATTGGCAGCTTTCAACACCGCCATGAAGGACTTGGGTAGTACAACCAACCCGCAATTTGCGGGTTTTGCTGCGACATCCTCCTCCCCCAGTGTCCTTACGGCCACCGCCAGCAACTCTGCAGTGGGCGGTACCTATTCGATCAAGGTCGATAAAATTGCAACGGCTTCCAAGGTCACCACAGCGGCCTTTGCCGGTGGTGCCAGCAGTGCCATCCCGACCGGAACGCTGACCATCAAGCAGAACGGCGTCGACTACAACCTCAACGTGGGGGCAGGCGCGACCCTGCAATCGGTTCGTGACTCGATCAACGCCGACGTGTCCCTTAAGGCGGCGGGTTTCAGTGCCAACATCGTGACCGACTCCTTTGGTTCGCGCCTGGTGTTAGGTTCGACGACTACGGGGGCCGGATCCGACATCTCGGTCAGCGGCATAGCCGGACTTGAGATAGATGGGACGAACGTCGTGGGTGCTGGCGGCACCGCGCTGACAGCGACGTCGGCGGGCGCGATCGGTGCTGTGGCGCAGGATGCCGCGTTCTCCATCGACGGCATGGCGCTGACCAGTAAAAGCAATACCGTAAGCACGGCTATTTCCGGACTGACGTTGAATTTGCTTAGCGGGGGAGCGAGTGCTACTTCAACCATTACTGTCGCGCCGAACAATGATGGTCTGAAAGCGTCCATCCAGAAATTCGTCGACGCCTATAACGCCATTGCCACCAGTATCACCGCGCTGACCAAGCCTTCGCTCGATGCTGACGGTAACCCGACCGTGCCGGCAAAGTTGACCGGTGACGCGTTGCCTCGTTCGCTGCTGGCGTCGATTCGCGGTCCGCTTTCGGAGACAGGCTCTGGCGACAAGCTCACCGTATTGGCGCAACTGGGTATCACCACCAACCAGAAGACCGGTGCCTTGGATTTCAATACCACCAAGTTCACCACGGCGATGAACGACAAGAAGCTCAGCGGTGAAGTCCAGACGCTGTTCACCGGTACCAATGGTCTGCTGGAGCGTATGGGCAATGCTATCGAACCCTACTCCCAGACCGGCGGTATCCTGGATCAGCGGACCACGGCGCTGAACAAGACCCAGACCCGTCTGACGAACGATCAGGCGGCCCTGGATCGCCGGGTCCAGACACTCACCGACGTGCTGACCAAGAAATACAACGACATGGATACCCTGGTCGGCAAGTTGAAGGCCACTGCCAGCAACATCACTTCCATGTTCGAAGCGTTGACAGCGCAGCAGAAAAACAGCTGA
- the fleR gene encoding sigma-54-dependent response regulator transcription factor FleR, whose translation MAIKVLLVEDDRALREALADTLVLAGHDYAAVGSAEEALLAVGREAFGLVVSDVNMPGMDGHQLLGLLRARQPQLPVLLMTAHGAVERAVDAMRQGAADYLVKPFEPKALLDLVARHALGSLAVEGEGPVAIEPASAQLLELAARVARSDSTVLISGESGTGKEVLARYIHQQSRRANEPFIAINCAAIPDNMLEATLFGHEKGSFTGAIAAQAGKFEQADGGTILLDEISEMPLGLQAKLLRVLQEREVERVGARKPISLDIRVVATTNRDLAGEVAAGRFREDLYYRLSVFPLAWRPLRERTADILPLAERLLNKHVNKMKHAAARLSAEAQACLVAYPWPGNVRELDNAIQRALILQQGGLIQPEDFCLAGPVACAPLPALSPVPTAAFAPPLEVEGESAGALGDDLRRREFQMIIDTLRAERGRRKEAAERLGISPRTLRYKLAQMRDAGMDVEAYLFAS comes from the coding sequence ATGGCGATCAAGGTGTTGCTGGTTGAGGATGACCGGGCGCTGCGTGAGGCGCTGGCCGATACGCTGGTCTTGGCTGGCCACGACTACGCCGCCGTCGGTTCGGCGGAAGAGGCGCTGCTTGCCGTGGGCCGCGAAGCGTTCGGCCTGGTGGTCAGTGACGTCAACATGCCGGGCATGGATGGCCATCAATTGCTCGGCCTGTTGCGCGCCCGTCAGCCGCAACTGCCGGTCTTGCTGATGACCGCCCACGGCGCCGTCGAGCGAGCGGTGGATGCCATGCGTCAAGGTGCCGCGGATTACCTGGTCAAGCCGTTCGAGCCCAAAGCACTGCTGGATCTGGTCGCGCGCCATGCCTTGGGTAGTCTCGCGGTCGAGGGTGAAGGTCCGGTGGCCATCGAACCGGCCAGTGCGCAATTGCTGGAGTTGGCCGCGCGGGTGGCCCGCAGCGATTCAACTGTGTTGATTTCCGGCGAGTCCGGTACGGGCAAGGAAGTGCTGGCGCGCTACATTCATCAACAGTCCCGGCGCGCCAACGAACCGTTCATTGCCATCAATTGCGCGGCAATCCCTGACAACATGCTCGAGGCGACGCTGTTCGGCCACGAAAAGGGCTCGTTCACGGGGGCCATTGCGGCCCAGGCTGGCAAGTTCGAGCAGGCTGACGGCGGCACGATTCTGCTCGATGAGATTTCCGAAATGCCGTTGGGCCTGCAGGCCAAGCTGTTGCGCGTATTGCAGGAGCGGGAAGTGGAGCGGGTCGGTGCGCGCAAACCCATCAGCCTGGATATTCGCGTGGTGGCAACCACCAACCGCGACCTGGCCGGCGAAGTGGCGGCGGGACGTTTCCGTGAAGACCTCTATTACCGTCTGTCGGTCTTCCCGCTGGCTTGGCGTCCGCTGCGCGAGCGCACCGCCGATATCCTGCCGCTGGCCGAGCGTCTGCTGAACAAGCACGTCAATAAAATGAAGCATGCGGCGGCCCGGCTTTCGGCCGAGGCTCAGGCCTGCCTGGTTGCCTACCCATGGCCGGGCAATGTCCGAGAGCTCGATAACGCCATTCAGCGGGCCTTGATCCTGCAGCAGGGCGGCTTGATCCAGCCGGAGGACTTCTGCCTGGCCGGTCCGGTCGCTTGTGCACCATTGCCTGCATTGTCGCCGGTACCAACAGCGGCCTTCGCGCCCCCGCTGGAAGTCGAGGGTGAGTCGGCCGGCGCCTTGGGCGATGACCTGCGTCGTCGCGAGTTCCAGATGATCATCGACACCCTGCGCGCCGAGCGCGGTCGTCGCAAGGAGGCGGCCGAACGCCTGGGCATCAGCCCGCGCACCCTGCGCTACAAGTTGGCGCAGATGCGTGACGCCGGAATGGATGTCGAGGCCTATCTGTTCGCCAGTTGA
- a CDS encoding ketoacyl-ACP synthase III: MIGIKSIASYVPTAGVDNYAQGAKFEKDEEFILGKIGSAFLPRKSAEQETSDLCVEAVNALFANNPDLKRESIDALIVVTQNGDEEGLPHTAAIVQDKLGLPTHVAAFDISLGCSGYVYGIYALKGFMEATGLKNGLLVTADPYSKIVDPEDRNTTMLFGDAATATWMAEDATWQLGKAKFGTDGSGAPHLKVSDGVFFMNGRQVFNFALLKVPAHLHELLSESSLLASDIDAFCIHQGSAAIVDAVARRFEGEPEKFIKDMVETGNTVSSSIPLLLEKHVLDADWKRVAISGFGVGLSWGSAILYRD; encoded by the coding sequence ATGATTGGCATAAAAAGCATAGCGAGTTACGTGCCGACCGCTGGTGTGGATAACTACGCTCAGGGTGCCAAATTCGAGAAGGATGAAGAGTTCATCCTTGGAAAGATCGGTTCAGCCTTCCTGCCACGCAAAAGTGCCGAGCAGGAAACTTCGGACTTGTGTGTCGAAGCGGTGAACGCCTTGTTCGCCAATAATCCGGACCTCAAGCGTGAGTCCATCGATGCGCTGATTGTGGTGACGCAAAACGGTGACGAAGAGGGCTTGCCTCATACCGCCGCGATCGTGCAGGACAAGCTGGGCCTGCCGACTCATGTCGCGGCGTTTGATATCTCCCTGGGCTGCTCGGGCTACGTATATGGCATTTATGCCTTGAAGGGTTTCATGGAAGCGACGGGCTTGAAGAACGGCCTGCTGGTGACGGCCGATCCCTATTCGAAAATCGTTGACCCTGAAGATCGCAATACCACGATGTTGTTTGGCGACGCTGCCACCGCTACCTGGATGGCCGAGGACGCCACTTGGCAACTGGGCAAGGCCAAGTTCGGTACCGATGGTTCCGGCGCGCCGCACCTGAAGGTCAGCGACGGCGTGTTCTTCATGAATGGTCGCCAGGTGTTCAATTTCGCCTTACTGAAAGTGCCGGCTCATTTGCACGAGCTGCTGAGCGAATCGTCACTGCTGGCCAGCGACATTGATGCGTTCTGTATTCACCAGGGCAGCGCGGCGATTGTCGATGCCGTGGCGCGTCGTTTCGAAGGCGAGCCGGAGAAGTTCATCAAGGACATGGTCGAGACCGGGAATACCGTGTCGTCGAGCATTCCACTGCTGCTGGAAAAACACGTCCTGGATGCCGACTGGAAGCGCGTGGCGATCAGCGGTTTCGGTGTCGGCCTGTCGTGGGGCTCCGCCATTCTTTATCGCGACTGA
- a CDS encoding flagellar protein FliT: protein MSLVLQRIEQTRDALVDALAERNWEAIGQLDLACRSCMEDVLGEPQVDEAALRTNLEELLGVYRQLLEAATGERQAIVDEMQQIHQAQNAAKVYHLFG, encoded by the coding sequence ATGAGTCTTGTCCTGCAGCGAATCGAACAAACCCGTGACGCCCTGGTTGATGCCCTGGCCGAGCGTAACTGGGAAGCCATCGGTCAGTTGGACCTGGCTTGCCGTTCCTGCATGGAAGACGTCCTGGGCGAGCCTCAGGTGGATGAGGCAGCCTTGCGGACAAATCTTGAGGAGTTGCTGGGGGTATATCGGCAATTGCTGGAGGCGGCGACGGGGGAGCGTCAGGCGATCGTCGACGAGATGCAACAGATCCATCAAGCACAGAACGCGGCAAAGGTTTACCATCTGTTCGGTTAA
- a CDS encoding flagellar protein FlaG translates to MDMSVKLNLSYPAAKPVPTVVDKPVEKPQAEVANVTPVKQAPKDAAAEQDKLKKAVQEIEKFVQSVKRNLEFSIDEPSGKVVVKVIASGSGEVIRQIPNEEVLKLANSLNDANSLLFSAEA, encoded by the coding sequence ATGGATATGAGCGTGAAGCTGAACTTGTCTTATCCAGCGGCGAAGCCGGTACCCACAGTGGTCGACAAGCCCGTGGAGAAGCCTCAAGCCGAGGTTGCTAACGTAACCCCGGTCAAGCAAGCGCCTAAAGACGCTGCCGCCGAGCAGGACAAACTCAAGAAGGCCGTTCAGGAAATCGAGAAGTTCGTTCAGTCGGTCAAGCGCAACCTGGAGTTCTCTATTGATGAGCCTTCAGGCAAAGTAGTGGTCAAAGTGATTGCCAGCGGTTCCGGTGAAGTGATTCGCCAGATCCCGAACGAAGAAGTTCTGAAGCTGGCCAACAGTTTGAATGATGCAAACAGCTTGTTGTTCAGCGCTGAAGCCTGA
- a CDS encoding flagellin domain-containing protein, whose translation MALTVNTNVTSLNVQKNLNKASDALSTSMTRLSSGLKINSAKDDAAGLQIATRMTSQIRGQTMAIKNANDGISMAQTAEGAMQEQTNILQRMRELAVQSRNDSNSSTDRDALNKEFSQMSAELTRIANSTNLNGKNLLDGTASTMTFQVGSNSGASNQITLTLSASFDADTMGVGSAITIAGSTSAIAETNFSAAITAIDSALATINSSRADLGAAQNRFASTISNLQNINENASAALGRVQDTDFAAETAQLTKQQTLQQASTSVLAQANQLPSAVLKLLQ comes from the coding sequence ATGGCTTTAACAGTAAACACTAACGTCACATCGTTGAACGTTCAGAAGAACCTGAACAAGGCTTCCGATGCTCTGTCCACTTCGATGACCCGTCTGTCTTCCGGCCTGAAAATCAACAGCGCCAAAGACGACGCTGCCGGCCTGCAGATCGCTACCCGCATGACCTCGCAAATCCGCGGTCAGACCATGGCGATCAAGAACGCCAACGATGGTATTTCGATGGCGCAGACCGCTGAAGGCGCGATGCAGGAACAAACCAACATCCTGCAACGTATGCGTGAACTGGCTGTTCAGTCTCGCAACGACAGCAACAGCTCAACCGATCGTGACGCTCTGAACAAAGAGTTCTCGCAGATGAGCGCCGAGCTGACCCGTATTGCCAACAGCACCAACTTGAACGGCAAGAACCTGCTTGACGGTACCGCCAGCACCATGACCTTCCAGGTCGGCTCCAACTCTGGTGCCTCCAACCAGATCACGCTGACCCTGAGCGCCAGCTTCGATGCTGACACCATGGGTGTAGGTTCGGCAATCACCATCGCTGGCTCCACCAGCGCCATTGCTGAAACCAACTTCTCGGCTGCCATCACTGCGATCGACTCGGCACTGGCAACCATCAACAGCTCCCGTGCTGACCTCGGTGCTGCACAAAACCGTTTCGCCAGCACCATCTCCAACCTGCAGAACATCAACGAAAACGCCAGTGCTGCACTGGGTCGCGTACAAGATACCGACTTTGCTGCTGAAACTGCACAACTGACCAAGCAGCAGACTCTGCAGCAAGCGTCTACTTCGGTTCTGGCCCAGGCCAACCAACTGCCATCCGCTGTGCTGAAGCTGCTTCAGTAA
- a CDS encoding sigma-54 dependent transcriptional regulator: MWRETKILLIDDDSVRRRDLAVILNFLGEENLPCGSHDWQQAVGSLSSSREVICVLIGTVNAPATLLGLLKTLSTWDEFLPVLLMGENSSLDLPEDQRRRVLSTLEMPPSYSKLLDSLHRAQVYREMYDQARERGRHREPNLFRSLVGTSRAIQHVRQMMQQVADTDASVLILGESGTGKEVVARNLHYHSKRREAPFVPVNCGAIPAELLESELFGHEKGAFTGAITSRAGRFELANGGTLFLDEIGDMPLPMQVKLLRVLQERTFERVGSNKTQSVDVRIIAATHKNLESMIEVGSFREDLYYRLNVFPIEMAPLRERVEDIPLLMNELISRMEHEKRGSIRFNSAAIMSLCRHGWPGNVRELANLVERMAIMHPYGVIGVNELPKKFRYVDDEDEQMVDSLRSDLEERVAINGHTPDFTANALLPPEGLDLKDYLGGLEQGLIQQALDDANGIVARAAERLRIRRTTLVEKMRKYGMSRREGDEQADD; encoded by the coding sequence ATGTGGCGTGAAACCAAAATTCTCCTGATCGATGACGATAGCGTCCGCCGCCGCGACTTGGCGGTGATCTTAAATTTTCTTGGCGAAGAAAATTTACCCTGCGGAAGCCATGACTGGCAGCAGGCCGTCGGCTCTTTGTCGTCCAGTCGTGAAGTCATTTGTGTCCTTATCGGGACCGTGAATGCTCCCGCAACGCTTTTGGGCTTGCTAAAGACACTCTCAACCTGGGATGAGTTCCTTCCGGTTTTGTTAATGGGCGAAAATTCTTCCCTTGACTTGCCTGAAGACCAGCGCCGACGGGTACTTTCCACGCTCGAAATGCCGCCCAGCTACAGCAAGCTTCTCGATTCGCTGCATCGCGCGCAGGTTTATCGCGAGATGTACGATCAGGCTCGCGAGCGCGGCCGGCATCGCGAACCCAACCTGTTCCGCAGCCTTGTCGGCACCAGCCGGGCGATCCAGCATGTGCGCCAGATGATGCAGCAGGTCGCCGATACCGACGCCAGCGTGCTGATCCTGGGCGAGTCGGGCACCGGCAAGGAAGTGGTCGCGCGCAACCTGCATTACCACTCCAAGCGCCGCGAAGCGCCGTTCGTGCCGGTCAACTGCGGCGCGATCCCGGCCGAGTTGCTGGAGAGCGAGCTGTTTGGTCATGAGAAGGGTGCCTTCACCGGCGCGATCACCAGCCGCGCCGGGCGTTTCGAACTGGCCAACGGCGGCACGCTGTTTCTCGACGAAATCGGCGACATGCCGTTGCCGATGCAGGTCAAGCTGCTGCGAGTGCTGCAGGAGCGCACCTTCGAACGCGTGGGCAGCAACAAGACCCAGAGCGTCGATGTACGAATCATTGCCGCCACGCACAAGAATCTCGAGAGCATGATCGAGGTCGGCAGTTTCCGCGAAGATCTCTATTACCGCCTCAATGTTTTCCCGATCGAAATGGCGCCGCTGCGTGAGCGGGTCGAAGACATTCCGTTGCTGATGAACGAGCTGATCTCGCGCATGGAGCACGAAAAGCGCGGTTCGATCCGCTTCAATTCGGCGGCGATCATGTCCCTGTGCCGCCATGGCTGGCCGGGCAACGTCCGTGAGCTGGCCAACCTGGTGGAGCGCATGGCGATCATGCACCCGTACGGGGTGATCGGCGTGAACGAGCTACCGAAGAAATTCCGCTACGTCGACGACGAAGACGAGCAAATGGTCGATAGCCTGCGCAGCGATCTGGAGGAGCGGGTGGCAATCAACGGCCACACGCCGGATTTCACTGCCAATGCCTTGCTGCCGCCCGAAGGCCTGGATCTCAAGGATTACCTGGGAGGCCTGGAGCAAGGGTTGATCCAGCAGGCGCTGGACGATGCCAACGGTATCGTGGCCCGCGCCGCAGAACGCCTGCGCATCCGTCGTACCACCCTGGTGGAGAAGATGCGCAAGTACGGCATGAGCCGTCGCGAAGGAGATGAACAGGCGGATGATTGA